A DNA window from Trypanosoma brucei brucei TREU927 chromosome 11 chr11_scaffold01 genomic scaffold, whole genome shotgun sequence contains the following coding sequences:
- a CDS encoding protein kinase, putative (curated by M. Parsons, P. Ward, J. Mottram): protein MEDYETVAAVGEGTYGIVYKCRCKKSGRVVAIKCFKRKRDCVFSRRVILRELRALKLLVGQPGVVQLLRDFHTGGQLCLVMEYYEHNLLDIIRRNPHGVPRPQLKQILFTLLVGVRSCHHHGVVHRDLKPENILVYQGRVSFVCDLGSSRILRQPGTLVKTTSGGLLRTPTDQPGPLTGNVATRWYCSPEMLIGLPHYNFTSDMWAVGAVMAELARGMPLLPGKSRFDQLSLINQRVGDLAELGEYSKFSPFIATAVKGRESNSIAGDFLTRVYRSVLGVDGMNLLRELLSVDYRKRLTVDKALAHPFFKMYVVPGVSLPLSFYGTSTLRRSKTVEELSGLAVDKGPGAGDCDKWFGLGLGKPVPVAEIEPLNMLSPVKPRTVEVLDHHSPVRKHCVNPTKRSSCAANDPTDECEPHSRQGSVSNNKRRTFSKRPLLSQQRSLPNISSSSVGKAIVARFPEPQRSSIAEPHLKLPRVNEGHYNGSKR from the coding sequence ATGGAAGACTACGAAACCGTGGCCGCCGTCGGTGAGGGGACGTATGGCATTGTCTACAAATGCCGATGTAAAAAGAGCGGTCGAGTTGTAGCAATCAAATGTTttaagagaaagagggattGTGTGTTTTCTCGCCGCGTTATACTACGGGAGCTTCGGGCACTGAAACTGCTGGTAGGACAGCCGGGTGTTGTGCAACTTCTGCGAGATTTTCATACCGGTGGGCAGCTATGCCTTGTTATGGAGTATTATGAGCACAACTTGTTGGATATCATCCGGCGCAATCCGCATGGGGTCCCACGCCCACAACTTAAGCAGATTCTCTTCACACTCCTTGTTGGTGTGCGTTCGTGCCATCACCACGGAGTTGTACACAGGGACTTGAAGCCGGAGAACATACTTGTGTACCAAGGAAGGGTATCATTTGTGTGTGATTTGGGGTCCTCAAGAATTCTGCGTCAGCCAGGAACCTTAGTTAAAACAACaagtggggggcttctccGTACTCCTACGGATCAACCAGGGCCACTAACGGGGAACGTCGCTACACGCTGGTATTGCAGCCCAGAGATGCTTATTGGATTGCCACATTATAACTTCACCTCAGACATGTGGGCCGTGGGTGCTGTCATGGCCGAATTAGCTCGCGGGATGCCCCTTCTTCCGGGTAAATCGCGTTTCGATCAGCTCAGCCTCATAAATCAGCGTGTAGGGGACTTAGCAGAACTGGGGGAGTATTCAaagttttctccctttattGCAACCGCAGTTAAGGGCCGCGAAAGCAATAGCATCGCAGGTGACTTTCTGACGCGGGTGTACCGGAGCGTGTTGGGTGTTGACGGTATGAATCTCCTGCGGGAACTGTTGTCAGTTGACTACAGGAAGCGCTTGACTGTAGACAAGGCCCTCGCTCACCCTTTCTTCAAGATGTATGTGGTACCCGGTGTATCGTTGCCACTCAGCTTTTATGGTACGTCAACACTCCGCCGGTCAAAGACTGTGGAGGAACTAAGTGGGCTAGCCGTCGACAAGGGACCAGGTGCAGGTGATTGTGACAAATGGTTTGGACTTGGTCTGGGGAAACCCGTGCCGGTAGCCGAGATTGAACCGCTTAACATGCTGAGTCCTGTGAAACCAAGGACTGTAGAGGTTCTCGATCACCATAGCCCCGTAAGAAAGCACTGCGTGAATCCTACCAAGCGCAGTAGTTGCGCAGCTAATGACCCCACTGACGAGTGTGAGCCACACTCACGGCAGGGTAGCGTCTCCAACAACAAGCGGCGCACATTTAGTAAGAGGCCTCTCTTGTCCCAACAGCGGTCGCTGCCTAATATATCGTCAAGTTCAGTGGGGAAGGCCATTGTCGCAAGGTTCCCGGAGCCACAACGCTCCAGTATTGCGGAACCTCACTTAAAACTTCCTCGAGTCAATGAAGGACATTACAATGGCTCGAAGCGGTGA